Within the Crocosphaera sp. UHCC 0190 genome, the region CAAAGTGTTCCTGTGGTCTTTACTTTAAACGCTGCTGATGCTATTTTAGTCTTAGGGGGCTTGGGATTTTTAGGCTTAGGATTACCGGAAGAAATCTCAGAATGGGGACATGATCTTAAAGAAGCATTACCCGACTTATCAACAGGTATTTGGTGGACAACTTTATTCCCTGGAATGGCCATGACTTCCATGGTGGTTGGGTTATCTTTTATTGGGGAAGGCATTAGTGAAATGTTTAACCCCGCTTTACGTCATAAAAATCGATGAAAGTTAGGGATATTGGAGAACAAGGCCTGTTAAAGATACTGCAAAAATTTTGTCCCCATGATATTATCGGAGATGATGCCGCTATATTGTCCCTCGATCCTCGACAAAAATTAGTTGTCACCACTGATGTGTTAGTGGATGGGGTACACTTTAGCGAGATGACGACTCCCCCCGATGCGGTAGGATGGCGCGCAGCTGCGGCTAATTTATCAGACTTGGCCGCTATGGGTGCAACCCCTATCGGAATTACAGTAGGGCTAGGCTTACCAGGAGAGACATCTGTTGCCTGGATAGAACGTTTGTATTTAGGGATAACTCGATGTTTACAGGTTTATCCAACTCCCATTGTAGGGGGGGATATTTGTCGTTCTCCCGTGATTACTGTGAGTATTACCGCCTTGGGTCAAGTATATCCTAATCGTGTCATCCGTCGCTCTACGGCCCAACCTGGTCAAGTTATTGTCATCACAGGGTATCATGGTATGGCGCGGGCAGGATTAGAATTATTGCTCAAACCTCATAGCCAAGAGAATCTAACCCAAGGCAGCATAGATAAATTAATCTTTGCTCATCAATACCCGAAACCCCGTTTAGATGTGCTTCCTTACTTATGGGATGTCGTAGGCACAACGACGGTAACAGGAATGGATAGCAGTGACGGGTTAGCTGATGCCATCATGCAGATTTGCCGCATGAGTGGGGTTGGGGCAGAAATT harbors:
- the thiL gene encoding thiamine-phosphate kinase encodes the protein MKVRDIGEQGLLKILQKFCPHDIIGDDAAILSLDPRQKLVVTTDVLVDGVHFSEMTTPPDAVGWRAAAANLSDLAAMGATPIGITVGLGLPGETSVAWIERLYLGITRCLQVYPTPIVGGDICRSPVITVSITALGQVYPNRVIRRSTAQPGQVIVITGYHGMARAGLELLLKPHSQENLTQGSIDKLIFAHQYPKPRLDVLPYLWDVVGTTTVTGMDSSDGLADAIMQICRMSGVGAEIELSLLSIPPILSQWVSVEQGLDWVLYGGEDFELVLCLPEVLGIKLVEQLGEGAAIIGKIVDELRIVLMEDNHQQRELSLSAGFQHFS